The segment aataattcttctttattcacATTGATTGAAAGTTGTTTTTTCCAAGGTCCTTTATTGCtttgtttttttcataataaacaAACTAACGTAGCTTATTGTGTATCTATTATGTTATccttttttcaagaaaaaaatgatctttttttgttttgtgggGTAGGGGGTGGGTGGTTTTTGGTTAAGAGTTGTAACATTGGTGAAGGGAAATGTAAAAGAGGAAGAGATATGGGGGCAATGTAAGGAACCGTGTGGAcctaaaaatctaaaaatagaaaatataatggGTTAGGCTGAAGTTTTCAagattcattaaaaaaattatagaaatggGCTAAAGTGtacttttattgaaaaaaaaattaagaactaTGCTAAAGTAAATTCCAAGATGGGTAGTTTCCTATTATGTGTTTCTATTGTTTTATATGTTCTACTTTGATTAGGACTTGGTAGTATGTTTTTTGTACATTGCTGCAACTGTAGTGTTACTGTATCAGCCAGCAAGCAAGGTCACTAGCACTGTTTGATGATGTTAAAGTTGCATGTATTTTGTTTTGTGGTACTCTTTTGTTTTTCATATGATGTAAAACTTGACCAAAACTAAGgtaaaattttttgtttctatttttcgGGTATTTTCAGCATCATAGATAATGACTGGAACCTGATAAGCACTTTAATTTGGTTAGGCATTGAGGAATTTCATATTAATGTCTCTTAGTTAATATGGCTAATTGTTAGGTGACTTAGTTCAGTATGTGCAAACATCATAAATTCTTTGCCCTGAGGAGGGTCAAAAGGTTTATATGTTCAGCTGTTCTTTTGGACCACTTGGTGTATTAGTTGATTGTCgatatgtattgattttttttttactatcgGTAAATTTTAGTCTTGTATTTGAGTTCTTGATAGTATTGTGGCTCGATCTGTGTTGTTTGGACTCTAAAAATGTCGCGGCACTACTTTTGGATGATTAGACACGCACATGTTTGACGTTTTTGAAATGTCCGAGCAACATAGTGCCAATTTTGTTCTCTTCATTTCCAAGAGGATTATTGAGGAAAAGGAGATGAGAACTTTTTTGTGTAGTACAATTGCTTTGTCTTAAGAGAGTTGGCAGTCAGAAGCTTTTATGGTActacttttcatttatttattagaaGGTTGGTTGAATTGTCATATGTCATAATCTTCTGAAAATGTCAGACTTCACTTTAGAAGAAGACTTCAGAGGTGTGAAAATGAAGTTTTAAGGCGCCAACAcctttgaaaattttcatgcTTTTCTGTGCTATGGCATCATCACAAACTAATTACTGTTACACTATTTGTTTTGCcaattaattacattttatggTCTTAATATGTAATCTGAAGTCGAGGAGAGCTTTACGAGCGTTAAAGGGACTGGTGAAGCTTCAAGCACTGGTGAGAGGTCACATTATTAGGCGACAGACTGCTGATTATCTACGGCAAATGCAAGCAATATCCAGAGCTCAGTCGAGGGCTCGTGCTGGACGATCTCAGGTCTCAGGATCCCCTCATTCAAGCACTAAGTCTGTTCAATTTGTTCATGTAAGCAATAACAATCTTCCTTATCTCCAATTGTACAAATTTTAAGAGAActcttattttcttaaagattGCTGTACTAAAGTTATAGTCTTTAATAGAATTTCCTACTTTGATAACGATTATTCTTCTAGAATAAAGATCCTTACTTTAAACATTCACTTCAGTTCCCCACACCTTTTTCCCATCTACTGTAAAGATGCCACTCTTTTTTTCCTCTTATAATAGTAACTATTCTGAAAGTGATTAAACAAGTCATGTGACTCTAAAGTCCTTTTACATGTCATGCAGGGTTCTTTTTTAATTGAGTTACTTGTGATAATATATGTGATTAGcgaatgtaattttttattagcCGAAAATCTTGTCCCCTATACTGTGTTAGTTAGCTCTAAGTTGCCTATGGGTGATCAAATGTGTGTTCTTTACGTGTAGGATCCTACAACTCCAGAGAAATTTGAGCATGTTATCCGCGCAAGGAGCTTGAAGCATGATGAAACATCTGTGCTCAAGGTATTTTTTGCTTGTTTAATGCAATAactattttaattgttaatgaCTAACTTGGAGTGTCAATAATGCAGAGGAATACCTCTAAATCAAATTGGAAGGTCATTGACTCGGAAAAGGCACGAATTAGACCTCAAGGATCTTCTGCAAGAACTAGTTCTATTGATGACGAAAAGAGTGACAAGATCCTCGAGATAGATACCGGGAAACCATATGTTACGCCTAAACAAAGGAACCTCTTCCACTCCTCACATCTTAGCTTGAACTCTGACCAATACAGCTATAGCTTAACAACGTCGAAGGAATCAACAGCTCATCAAACAGTTCCCAGTCCATCGTCCTGTGGAAATCAACCCCTTAGTCCCCTGAAGTTCAATGAATATCTTGATGAAGCTTGCTTCTGCACTGCTGACAATAGCCCTCAATTTTACTCGGCTTCATCAAAGGGCGGTAGTTCAAAGAGAGGACCTTTTACACCTACCAAGAGCGACGGTTCAAGAAGCTATATGAGTGGTTACtctgatcatcccaactacatGTCCTACACAGAGTCCTCGAAGGCCAAGGTACGTTCAATGAGCGCACCAAAACAAAGGCCTAACTACGAGAAATCAAGTTCAACAAAAAGGTACTCGATTCACGGGTACAGTGAGTCAAGAAACAACTCACAAAAGGGTTCTTTTTATGCCAACTTCACTGGTAAAGCTTATCCTGGTTCTGGTCGATTGGACCGGCTTGGAATGCCTGTTATCAGGGCAGATCCATCTGGATTCAGTGGTGGTCTTCGACACAGATATTAAGCCAGATATTGTAATTGAAAACTAACCAGATGTAACTAATTATGAATATCTAATGTCTTGTGTTAAGGCCATGGTGCTAATGTGATGCATTTTATGTCTAGTTGGTAAACGAATGCAATCTCTTGGTTATGAAAAGTATTTGATTCGAGTTCCTTTGGGTATTGAGCTGTCTTTGTTAAAGAGCGTTATTACCCCTAATGTGGGATTTTGGATCATTCGAATTTAGTCAGGCTTTATTGCGCGTACCGGATAAGGGAGGAAACTAAAGTAAAGCCCCTTTGTTTTCCAAATTACAAACTATACTCACacttcaacttttttatttttaaaaatgattcaaCACTCCCAACATGAATAAACTCAGTACtgattaaaacaaaacaaaaaaaaaaagcttcaaAATGCAGGCAGTCTGGCACCACCTATTTAAGCATATCTTACAATTTCCCATGAGGATCTTTGtcattataattttatacatgagATTTATGGGTCCACAATAATTACAGTATGAATAGATAAGGTATGGCTTTTGGGACCATCATGGTAGTATTTTTTGGGGTAAACTTGTTTCAAATATTGATGAAGACTTCCCATTTATTCACTTTATACAGGGTCTGTAGATTTTTAAGTAATATAGTAACATAAAGTAGTAGTTGGATGTTTTAAAAGTAGAAAAAGATAGGAAGTATCATcatgatatttttttgatagaATCTCTTTTCAGTTTTGGCTATGATAGTAACTTTTTTATCTAACTCGACTTAAAAAACTAGCTGTTATTGAATGTTTAAAATAGTATATGAATATCACAACTCATTCCATCAGTTAATATAAGGACTTAAACATTAGTACACCAATATGTGACAAATAAGCGGTTTCATCtaaatttgaatgaattaaaatgagttgaattAAGAAATGATCATTTATAACTTTGCTAAAAGATAGTTAATTGATCGAGAAAGGTGattcaagtaaaacatatagaagtgaataaaattttttgtttttacaatatcatataaaataaggGTAAGTTATTTTGTTTCTCACAAATCAAGTTAGCCCAAATTGGTCTAATCTGGACGgatcaaaatgaatataatttaaatattatattttcatgagCTAATTATATCGCTCCGAGACACGGAGAAGCCAGACAGGGGTCGATGATTCTAAGTTCTAACTAATAGTGGGGCAGATTTAATGGTCATTTCATTTGCCGGTCTGGTTACGCACCTTTGCTCTCTATTTTCAGCCTCTCCTTAACTACATACAAGTAAATGTACCCCTTAAATATTTCAACCAAcaactataaaattttaaatttttgaattttatgtacTACATGCATTAGATAAGATGGTCTCGACTTGACTCTTAGATATCGTTCAGTAGTGAATAAGTTATGTCGAAATAAATTATACTATCATATATATGAGATAACTTATTGCATTACTAACGAATAAATGGTAGGACAAACAATCGAGGATCGTCTAATACCTCTAACTATATACATGATGAAATAGTCTTAcactttttatttgaaattattatatcTTATATGTCACACCAAACGACTCGGGGTTATTCCTTGccaaagaaaaagagaaacatGAGTAGTTAGGGAACAAAATCTTGACACATTTTATAAGTAGTTAAGTAGTGATTTTGTATTCTATTGGAGACAAACATGTccatttgacttttaaaaatttcaaaaacatatataacaatGGTGAATAGTAGAATGGACAACACTAAAATAATGCAGTGGTTATGCATGACAGCTAAAAAGTCATAATCACaccaattaaatttatatttctttctttattactaatgtttttgaattatatttgtttCTTGTGTAGCTTTAAGTGCACTATCGCTATATTTATGAAGAATTACATAAGGtgtccaaaaataaaaatagaaatatataatTCGCAATTGATGACACAACAAGGTGTCGTGGTGTAGTTGGTTATCACGTCAGTCTAACACACTGAAGGTCTCCGGTTCGAACCCGGGCGACgccatttatattttaaaaaaattatatgttgcatttctttttattttcatccaAATACATACTTAGTtgcttatttataaaaaaaaaattatgataaaaagcACTTAAAAGAGTGTTTTTCAACATTTCCATCCAAATACATATATAGTtgcttatttattaaaaaaacaatgatAAAAACACTTAAAAAGAGTATTTTTCAACGCTTAATGTTTATGAGCTATTTATAATCAATTAATCCTGGTGAGTTTTAATTATCTATATATGAATGTATTTATGGGTGTGATTTAGTTGTTGAATAGTTGTTGAAAACTTCAGTTCAAAACTTAGCAGAGACAAAACTCAAGCATTAATAGACAAAGTTATTATATATTGTTGGTAGGAGGTGATACATATCTCATAGAATTAAtctataaacaaaaaaaacattcaagGGAACGTGATGAAGAGATTATAAGTTTGAAATTTCACTCTTTAACACgtaagaataataataagtCCATGACATTGCCTCAAAATTCTTAGGAAAGAGCCAAATTCATAATAACTTCCAAACTTCACTTACTATACAAACAAAATTGGTCACCTTAGCTTTTTGCTTGTAAGAATACTGTGGAGTCTCATCAACAAAAATGTTAACGTGGAAGCAAAAAAATAACACATACTCAACATGCAAAATATACACCATCCACATGcctaaacaaataaaatttcctTAGCCACGTATTTAACATGCAACCCCTTTCAATCCCTTATAAAAATTCACACTTTCTCAAtaacattattaaaatatacACCACAACATCttgtattaaaaaatatctGTTTAAATTTTCACTATGGGTAAAGTAATAATATTTGGAGTAACATGTTTAGCCATACTTTTTATGGGAGTTACTACAGCTAGTAGCTTTCGTACTACAATTACTATAGCTGAAAACCCACGGGAACAAATGTCTCAACGTTGCCAAATGGAAATGCAAAGGGCACAGAACTTACGTGCTTGTGAAGAGTATTTAAGACAGAGTACAAAATTTACTGAAGAGGGAAGATATATGGATCAACAAAGTGGAGACTGGCGCCAATCATTCCCAAGGTATACATTCTTCCAACTCTTTACTTACGATACGCGACTTATTCTGTTCAACGATAGTtgttcattatattaaaaataattgttcaGCGATATTTctctaatttaaaaaatctagagataattttatcttttgtatCTATTTTATTCTTGCTATTAAATACTTCTtctgtctcattttatatgatatttttcgAATTTCGAGAATCAAACAAATCTAATTTTGATCgtaaaatttttcttaaatcttttaaatattttgaaattatcgattgttatttaaaattatcGATTGTTGTAACTTgtagtactttttatatatagtactccctccgtttggaaatgtttgtcatgttgTGCGTTTAtcgaaaatcaatttgattaatttaattagatcatattaatatgatattttaaataaaaaaaattagatattctaaaattatatgaaaagtactataaattacaattttttgcatattaatatgattgaaaaaatgcatcttaaaatgttagccaaagtttttatagtttgactctaaaaataaaaaccatgacaaacaatatcgaacggagggagtattttacaaatatatagatttcaaattaaaaagatTGAAGATTTCATGTGTAAATTTctgatcaaatttaaaatttttgactctcgaaaaatggaaaaatgtcATATAAATAGGGATAGAGCTACTACTATTTATCAtctaacatatttttcaaagcattaaatttattaaaattaaatattaatataataatattatccatattatttattatttctcaaAAGGTGTGTCAAGTCAAGTTAATAATAGACAACTATTATTGAACAGAGCGAGTAGAAgttcttatactttttttgtCCAACAATAGTTATTCATTATACTAAAATATTTGGTCTAATTTAGAAAATCAATtgataatttacttttttttgtctattttactTTATCCTTGCTATCAAATATTGCATCTCcttaaaaaaagaatgacctagtttgatttgaaatagagtttaaaaaatgaaaaaagactttttaatctcGTGATTCTAAATTGAAGATGTCAAATGTAACAAAATGATCTTTAATGTTGTGATTTTagacatgtcacgtggaaagttaaaatgtcatagaaaagaaaagaaattattcttttcgaaacaaactaaaaaggaaatagagacATTTGTTTTTGAAACAAAGGGAGtgctatttttaaaaacataaaatttaataaaaccaatgagaaaaatagtaatattaCTCATATTGTTAATTGTGTGGGTGTGTCAAGTTAATAGTGAAATACTATTGTTGGACAGAGAGAATATTAATATCTTTCTCGATACAAGACATATAGTTATTCTAATACATTACTTAACGTCCCGATACATTGCGTCACCGTAATTCGATGAAAATGGACAGGTGCTGCGAGCAAATGGAACAGATACAAGACGAGCAATGTCGGTGCGAGGGAATAAAACAAGTGATGCAGCAAGAGCAACAAAGAGGAGAATTGCAGGGTAGAGAAATGCGTGAAGCTAGTAAAACTGCACAGTACCTTCCTGGTTTATGCCGTATGAGTCCTCACCAATGCCATAATATTCCAACTCCAACTTTCtattaagtaataattaattatgaaaaatagcAAAGCTTTAGTTAGCTTGCCcttttattttgtaataaaaataaaatgagtagCAAGTACctaaataatgaataattaatcACCACATTATGGTGCCTGTGTTGTGTTTACCAGGCAGCTTAATTTGGTGTGTTTGTAatgttttttgtttaattaataataaactagtcttttgtttattggtaatatattttttatttcatattaattgaatttttgagatttttttcgTTCTTCCATTTAAGATAAGATGCGCGTTTGAATTTCTTAGGTAATAGCATAAACGGTAATAgtgaaaattataatttaaactatattattttataaattcagTTAAATATGGAATAGAGGGATTTATGatttcataaaattatgaattaaatatattttttttataatgatgtAGTATTTCACAAATTTAgttaaatatgtaatagaaGGAAGTATGTT is part of the Solanum pennellii chromosome 8, SPENNV200 genome and harbors:
- the LOC107026782 gene encoding protein IQ-DOMAIN 14, whose amino-acid sequence is MGKASKWFRGLLGLKKQDPSSSSNQNPKPTKKKWSFVKSYREKDSNFVKGTDKESSNYGRVVSNSLQNGAVGCSVDSSKRAIAVAEATAVVAEAAIAAAQAAAAVVKLTNSGRATTTTNGGAAAVTTWNGVSLSSSAVGCKRKGVAAGNRENWAAVVIQSHFRAYLSRRALRALKGLVKLQALVRGHIIRRQTADYLRQMQAISRAQSRARAGRSQVSGSPHSSTKSVQFVHDPTTPEKFEHVIRARSLKHDETSVLKRNTSKSNWKVIDSEKARIRPQGSSARTSSIDDEKSDKILEIDTGKPYVTPKQRNLFHSSHLSLNSDQYSYSLTTSKESTAHQTVPSPSSCGNQPLSPLKFNEYLDEACFCTADNSPQFYSASSKGGSSKRGPFTPTKSDGSRSYMSGYSDHPNYMSYTESSKAKVRSMSAPKQRPNYEKSSSTKRYSIHGYSESRNNSQKGSFYANFTGKAYPGSGRLDRLGMPVIRADPSGFSGGLRHRY
- the LOC107028098 gene encoding 2S sulfur-rich seed storage protein 2-like; protein product: MGKVIIFGVTCLAILFMGVTTASSFRTTITIAENPREQMSQRCQMEMQRAQNLRACEEYLRQSTKFTEEGRYMDQQSGDWRQSFPRCCEQMEQIQDEQCRCEGIKQVMQQEQQRGELQGREMREASKTAQYLPGLCRMSPHQCHNIPTPTFY